The Tolypothrix sp. PCC 7712 region CATAGCCAGAGAGAAAATCTGTAGCCCAATACCAGTATAAAGCGTTACTTTTAGCCCTAGCTGCGAGCCAATCCAACCACCTAAGAAATTGGTAACAACTCCAAAGACTTCGTAGAACAGAAACAGGAACGCGATTTGTATTGGGGTATAGCCAATGTTGTTGAAATAAAGCAACACCAGCATTCTTAAGGCTCCATCTGTAAGGGTGAAGCCCCAGTAGGCGAGTGTAACTAAAATATAGTTTTTGAAATTAGCGCTAGAAGCTGTAGTGGAAGCCATGAGATGGGGGAATGGGGAGGAGAGGGAGATGAGGGAGATGAGGTAGACAAGGGGACAAGGGGTAAAAGGGGAACAAACACCAATTACCAAATGACAAATGACAAATGACAAATGACAAATGACAAATGACTAATTGTGCAAACTCAAAGCCACCTTACGAGCGAGTTCAACCATGCGGTTGGCGTAGCCCCATTCGTTGTCATACCAGGCAAGTATTTTGACTTGGGTTTCGTCTACAACCATTGTGGAGAGGGCATCAATAATTGAGGAGCGAGGATCGTCTTTGTAGTCTATGGATACTAAAGGACGTTCTTCATAACCCAGAATTCCTTTTAGTGGTGCTTGTTCGGAAGCCGCTTTGAGTAAGCTGTTAATCTCTGCAACTGTGGTGGGACGGACGACTTCAAAGACACAGTCTGTCAAAGAAGCGTTGAGCAGTGGGACTCGCACGGCTAAACCATTGAGTTTACCGTTGAGTTCGGGATAAATTAGCCCGATCGCTGTTGCTGATCCTGTTGATGTGGGAATTAACGATAAGCTGGTAGCACGGGCGCGACGTAAGTCTTTATGAGGTGCATCGACGATAGTTTGAGTATTGGTATTGTCATGGATGGTGGTAATTACTCCATGTTGAATACCCAAACCTTCATGAATTACCTTGACAACGGGAGCTAAACAATTGGTTGTGCAAGAGGCTGCTGTTAATAGATGATGTTGATCGGGCTGATAGAGGTGATCGTTAACTCCCATGACAATATTCAGGGCCTCTTCTTTTACGGGAGCAGCCACAATTACCTTTTGCACTCCCCGCTTGAAATATGGGTGCAGGGTTGCAGGAGTTCTAAATTTGCCGGAGCATTCCAGCACTAAATCAATACCTAATTCTTCCCAAGGAACTTCACCGGGCTGGGAATACTCGCTAAAGCTCAGGGGTGTACCATCAATCAGAACGCGATCGCCTTTTGCTTCTACTTCTGGTATCCAACGTCCATGAACAGAATCAAACTTGAGTAAGTGAGCAGCGGCTTCTGCTCCACCTTTGATTTCGTTAATATGGACAAATTCTAGTTCTGTCCAACCCCAAGCTGCTCGCAGAGCTAGCCGTCCCATCCTACCAAATCCGTTAATAGCAACACGAACTGTCATTATGTTCTTACCAATATTTAAATTTCTACAAAACTTGCAGGTTAATCATTGAGAGTTTTTGCGATCGCTCCCACCACTTCTTAGCTGCTTTCAACGCAGAGTCAGCTTGCAGAGTTTTTAATGTTGTAAATCAGCTAAAAAACTTAGAATTTTGCTTGTTTCCGCAGTAATTCGCCAATTGTCAGGTTTAATTCTGCTTCACCTTCAAATACCGTACCTACTTTGCCTTTGTTGAAGTGAACATAATCGAGGTTGTAAGCTTCATCTGGTAAAGGTACGTAACCTAACGCAATTGCTGTTTTCGGTGCATTTTTGAGGTAGAAATCTAAAAACTCTCTGAGGGCTGGTTTCTTTTGGGAAGACTCAAAGCTGGCGTAGATAAACAAAGGTCGGGATAACGGCTGATATTGGGCTTTTTCTACTGTTTGCCGTGATGGGAGTATCGCGCCTTTACCGTTGTTAACTGCTACAGCTTTTAATTTACTTTGGTTTTCTTCGTAATAAGAGTAGCCAAAGTAACCTAAAGCATTAGGGTCTTTACTAATATTTTCTACTAAAACATTATCGTCTTCGCTAGCTGTGTAATCGTTACGGCTAGCTCTGACTTTACCAACAGTTGCTTCTGTAAAGTAATCAAAAGTACCAGATTTTTTACCTGCACCATATAAATTCAAAGGGCGATTAGGCCAGGATGCACGCACTTGGTTCCATCGGGTGATTTTACCTTCAGCCGCAGGTTCCCAAATCTTTTTCAATTCTGCAACGGTAATGTCTGTTGCCCAATTGTTTTGCGGATGAACGGCGATAGTTAGCGCATCAAAGGCAATGGGTAACTCAAAGTACCTAATACCGTTTTTGTTACAGGCTTCCATCTCTGACTTCAAAATCGGTCGAGAAGCGTTGTTAATATCTGTTTCTCCTGCACAGAATTTTTCAAATCCCCCAGTAGTACCGGAGAAGTTAACTATTACATCTGATTTGTTCTGTTGTTTGGTGGTTTGAAATTCTTTAGTGATCGCCTGGGTAATGGGATATACAGTACTAGAACCATCTATCTTGATCGCTGTGACTTGTGTAGAATCCGCAACTT contains the following coding sequences:
- a CDS encoding ArsJ-associated glyceraldehyde-3-phosphate dehydrogenase — encoded protein: MTVRVAINGFGRMGRLALRAAWGWTELEFVHINEIKGGAEAAAHLLKFDSVHGRWIPEVEAKGDRVLIDGTPLSFSEYSQPGEVPWEELGIDLVLECSGKFRTPATLHPYFKRGVQKVIVAAPVKEEALNIVMGVNDHLYQPDQHHLLTAASCTTNCLAPVVKVIHEGLGIQHGVITTIHDNTNTQTIVDAPHKDLRRARATSLSLIPTSTGSATAIGLIYPELNGKLNGLAVRVPLLNASLTDCVFEVVRPTTVAEINSLLKAASEQAPLKGILGYEERPLVSIDYKDDPRSSIIDALSTMVVDETQVKILAWYDNEWGYANRMVELARKVALSLHN
- a CDS encoding PstS family phosphate ABC transporter substrate-binding protein, which codes for MNAAAQQLAIAFGMLALVSSCATTSNSSTQTQESQKVTEVADSTQVTAIKIDGSSTVYPITQAITKEFQTTKQQNKSDVIVNFSGTTGGFEKFCAGETDINNASRPILKSEMEACNKNGIRYFELPIAFDALTIAVHPQNNWATDITVAELKKIWEPAAEGKITRWNQVRASWPNRPLNLYGAGKKSGTFDYFTEATVGKVRASRNDYTASEDDNVLVENISKDPNALGYFGYSYYEENQSKLKAVAVNNGKGAILPSRQTVEKAQYQPLSRPLFIYASFESSQKKPALREFLDFYLKNAPKTAIALGYVPLPDEAYNLDYVHFNKGKVGTVFEGEAELNLTIGELLRKQAKF